One window from the genome of Xenorhabdus bovienii SS-2004 encodes:
- the pstB gene encoding phosphate ABC transporter ATP-binding protein PstB: MNKANDIAGSKIQVRDLNFYYGKFHALKNITLDIEQNKVTAFIGPSGCGKSTLLRTFNKMYELYGEQRAEGEIILDDTNILTDKQDIALLRAKVGMVFQKPTPFPMSIYDNIAFGVRLFEKLPRAEMDERVQWALTKAALWNETKDKLHQSGYSLSGGQQQRLCIARGIAIRPEVLLLDEPCSALDPISTGRIEELISELKSEYTVVIVTHNMQQAARCSDHTAFMYLGELIEFSDTDTLFTTPRKKQTEDYITGRYG; the protein is encoded by the coding sequence ATGAATAAGGCTAACGACATTGCAGGAAGCAAAATTCAGGTACGTGATCTGAACTTCTATTACGGCAAATTTCACGCGCTGAAAAACATCACACTGGATATCGAGCAGAATAAGGTGACAGCCTTTATCGGCCCGTCGGGGTGCGGCAAGTCCACGTTACTGCGCACTTTCAACAAAATGTATGAACTGTATGGCGAACAGCGGGCAGAAGGCGAAATTATCCTGGATGACACCAATATTCTGACCGATAAACAGGATATCGCCCTACTGCGTGCCAAAGTCGGCATGGTGTTCCAAAAACCAACGCCATTCCCGATGTCCATTTATGACAATATTGCTTTCGGTGTGCGTTTGTTTGAGAAACTGCCAAGGGCTGAAATGGATGAACGCGTCCAATGGGCGCTGACAAAAGCCGCATTGTGGAATGAGACCAAAGACAAACTGCACCAGAGTGGTTATAGCCTTTCCGGTGGTCAGCAGCAGCGTTTATGCATTGCCCGTGGTATCGCGATCCGCCCGGAAGTTTTGTTATTGGATGAACCGTGCTCGGCACTTGACCCGATCTCCACCGGACGCATTGAAGAGTTAATCAGTGAATTGAAATCGGAATATACCGTGGTGATCGTCACCCATAACATGCAGCAGGCCGCGCGCTGTTCTGACCACACTGCATTTATGTACCTCGGAGAGTTGATCGAGTTCAGTGACACAGACACGCTGTTTACCACACCCAGAAAGAAACAGACTGAAGATTATATTACAGGCCGTTACGGTTGA
- the phoU gene encoding phosphate signaling complex protein PhoU, which yields MDNLNHSKHISGQFNAELEHIRTELMTMGGLVEEQLSKAILAMHNQDGELARQVIEDDQKVNMMEVTIDEACVRIIAKRQPTASDLRLIMVISKTIAELERIGDVANKICQTALEKFSHQQQPLLVSLESLGRHAIQMLHDVLDAFARMDLEEAIRIYHEDKKVDQEYEGIVRQLMTYMMEDPRTIPSVMTALFCARSIERIGDRCQNICEFIFYYVKGQDFRHVGGDQLEKLLTKDQ from the coding sequence ATGGACAATCTGAATCATAGCAAACACATTTCCGGCCAGTTCAATGCAGAGCTGGAACATATTCGCACGGAATTAATGACAATGGGTGGGCTGGTGGAAGAACAGCTCAGTAAGGCGATTCTGGCGATGCACAATCAGGACGGAGAGCTGGCTCGGCAAGTCATCGAAGATGACCAGAAAGTGAATATGATGGAGGTGACGATCGATGAAGCCTGCGTCCGTATCATCGCCAAGCGCCAGCCGACCGCGAGTGACTTGCGCCTGATTATGGTGATCTCTAAGACCATTGCAGAGCTGGAACGCATTGGTGACGTTGCGAATAAAATCTGTCAGACGGCGCTGGAAAAATTCTCGCATCAGCAGCAGCCCTTGCTGGTCAGCCTGGAATCGTTGGGACGCCATGCTATCCAGATGCTGCACGATGTACTGGATGCTTTTGCCCGTATGGATCTGGAAGAAGCCATCCGCATCTACCATGAAGATAAAAAAGTCGATCAGGAATACGAAGGGATCGTCCGCCAGTTGATGACTTACATGATGGAAGATCCCCGCACTATTCCAAGCGTCATGACCGCGCTTTTTTGTGCCCGCTCCATTGAACGTATCGGGGATCGTTGTCAGAACATTTGTGAATTTATTTTCTATTACGTCAAAGGGCAGGATTTCCGTCACGTTGGCGGCGATCAACTAGAAAAACTGCTCACTAAAGACCAATGA
- a CDS encoding ABC transporter substrate-binding protein: MKFRNQSRVATVALLTSLALVSGVAKADKLDDIKKTGTVRIAVFDSNPPFGFIDPQTKKLAGYDVDIANAVASDLGVKLELRPTNPANRIPLLSSKKIDLIAANFTITDERAKQVNFSIPYFATGQKFIARKGVLKTPDDIAKLRIGADKGTVQEITLRERYPTAKVISYDDTPLAFAALRNGNVQAITQDDAKLVGLLANVPEAQKADFEISPFSITREYQAVAATKGEDRLINAVNQTLLKLEKDGDAEKIYNRWFGAETKSAQPRGDFKFAPLDSQAKP, encoded by the coding sequence ATGAAATTTCGCAATCAATCCCGCGTAGCGACTGTTGCGCTGCTGACCAGTCTGGCATTGGTTTCTGGTGTGGCGAAGGCAGATAAACTTGATGATATTAAAAAAACCGGTACGGTACGGATTGCGGTATTCGACAGTAACCCACCGTTTGGTTTTATTGATCCGCAAACGAAAAAACTGGCGGGCTATGATGTGGACATCGCCAACGCGGTTGCCAGTGATCTCGGTGTAAAACTGGAATTACGTCCGACTAACCCAGCCAACCGTATTCCTCTGCTATCTTCCAAGAAAATTGACTTAATTGCCGCTAATTTCACGATCACCGATGAACGTGCCAAACAGGTCAATTTTTCCATCCCTTATTTTGCCACCGGACAGAAGTTCATTGCCCGCAAAGGTGTTCTGAAAACCCCGGATGATATCGCTAAGCTGCGTATTGGGGCAGATAAAGGCACTGTACAGGAGATCACGCTGCGTGAGCGTTATCCGACAGCAAAAGTCATCTCTTATGACGATACTCCACTGGCATTTGCGGCCTTAAGGAATGGTAACGTTCAGGCGATCACGCAGGATGATGCGAAATTGGTTGGTTTGCTGGCAAACGTACCGGAAGCGCAAAAAGCAGATTTTGAAATTTCACCCTTCAGCATTACCCGTGAATATCAGGCGGTAGCCGCTACCAAAGGAGAAGATCGGTTGATTAATGCGGTTAACCAGACGCTGCTGAAACTGGAAAAAGACGGTGATGCAGAGAAGATCTACAACCGTTGGTTTGGTGCTGAGACGAAATCGGCTCAGCCGCGTGGTGATTTTAAATTCGCCCCATTAGACAGTCAGGCAAAACCTTAA
- a CDS encoding amino acid ABC transporter permease, producing the protein MFEQFITEHLLAPEYLRWLWQGFLITLWLSVCTIISSTLLGFMITAARDSQIKPLRWLVTAYTTVFRNTPLLVQLFFWYFASGQILPQAAMIWLNTSHEIPIAGLTLAWPSFEFLAGFIGLTLYSAPFVAEELRAGIQGIGRGQKYAAHALGLTDWQAMRYVVLPQALKIAMPPLLGQYMNIVKNSSLTMAIGVAELSYASRQVETQSLQTFEAFGVATVLYIAVIAIMEGWGQWRQQRILVRGY; encoded by the coding sequence ATGTTTGAGCAATTTATTACCGAACACTTACTGGCTCCTGAATATCTGCGATGGCTCTGGCAGGGGTTCCTTATCACCTTATGGCTTTCTGTCTGCACCATCATTTCTTCTACCTTGCTGGGTTTTATGATTACTGCAGCGCGGGACAGCCAGATCAAACCGTTGCGTTGGCTGGTTACGGCTTACACCACCGTATTCCGCAATACGCCACTGTTGGTACAACTGTTTTTCTGGTATTTCGCTTCCGGTCAAATTTTACCTCAGGCCGCCATGATTTGGCTGAATACCTCCCATGAAATCCCCATTGCGGGTCTGACACTGGCATGGCCATCCTTTGAATTTTTGGCGGGGTTTATTGGCTTGACGCTCTATTCCGCGCCTTTTGTGGCTGAGGAACTGCGGGCAGGCATTCAGGGCATCGGCCGTGGGCAAAAATACGCCGCGCATGCATTGGGGCTGACGGACTGGCAGGCCATGCGCTATGTCGTATTGCCGCAGGCATTGAAAATCGCCATGCCACCCCTGTTGGGGCAATATATGAATATCGTCAAAAATTCCTCATTGACGATGGCGATTGGTGTGGCAGAGCTTTCCTACGCTTCCCGTCAGGTGGAGACGCAATCACTGCAAACCTTTGAGGCGTTTGGTGTCGCGACGGTACTTTATATCGCCGTCATTGCCATCATGGAAGGTTGGGGACAGTGGCGTCAACAGAGAATACTGGTGAGGGGATACTGA
- a CDS encoding amino acid ABC transporter permease, whose product MDFTVITENWRYLLLGTFPDGPLEGAALTLVISIMAGVISIVLGTVAGVALAMLRGFWVNLLAAILGFFRAIPVIMLIFWTYFLLPVVLGMEIPEITTVVCALALITSAYLAHGVKAGILAIGEGQWRAGLSLGFNRWEVLWYIVLPQALRMMVPSFINQWIALIKDTSLAYIVGVAELSFLATQVNNRSMVYPMEVFLFVALVYFVMCLSLELIANSVARRFSMQRQRTTLFGFWRKKTLIMIPKINI is encoded by the coding sequence ATGGACTTTACCGTTATTACGGAAAATTGGCGCTACTTGTTGCTCGGCACCTTTCCTGATGGGCCGTTGGAAGGCGCGGCGCTAACCTTGGTGATCAGTATCATGGCAGGGGTGATTTCCATTGTCTTGGGTACGGTGGCGGGGGTTGCGCTGGCGATGCTGCGTGGCTTCTGGGTTAACCTGCTCGCGGCAATATTGGGCTTCTTCCGTGCCATTCCCGTGATTATGCTGATTTTCTGGACTTACTTTCTGCTGCCGGTGGTACTGGGAATGGAAATTCCCGAAATCACCACTGTGGTCTGTGCACTGGCGTTGATCACCTCCGCTTATTTGGCGCATGGCGTCAAAGCGGGCATTCTGGCGATTGGTGAAGGTCAATGGCGTGCAGGGTTATCGCTGGGCTTCAACCGTTGGGAAGTGTTGTGGTATATCGTCTTGCCGCAGGCATTGAGAATGATGGTGCCGTCATTTATTAACCAATGGATTGCCTTAATTAAGGATACTTCATTGGCCTATATTGTGGGTGTGGCAGAATTATCATTTTTAGCAACACAGGTAAATAACCGTAGCATGGTATATCCGATGGAAGTCTTTTTATTTGTTGCGCTGGTTTATTTTGTCATGTGTTTATCACTGGAGCTCATTGCCAACTCTGTCGCCCGCCGTTTTTCGATGCAACGGCAAAGAACAACACTGTTCGGTTTCTGGCGTAAAAAAACATTGATAATGATTCCGAAAATTAATATCTGA
- a CDS encoding inverse autotransporter beta domain-containing protein: MMNAFADGNVLIEKTDNHHVSNKTSDIDFSVNDSSKKFLNSTTNKKDTIQKNEDISEPDTPNSIARHLQTAGNMLSSSPSQLAEQAKSYALGKLNSTVNNEAQKWLSQFGTARINFALDKKGKLENSAFDILFPLYDNKADWLLFSQVGYRNKDSRNTLNFGLGGRYFQNNWMYGLNTFFDHDFTGKNRRLGLGGEIWGDYLKLSANAYYRLSDWQHSRDHKDYYERPANGYDINGEFFLPAYPNLGAKLTYEQYFGDNVTLFNRDTKQKNPSLAKLGLTYTPIPLVTIGVDYKQGGSGHTETQFLANFNYRLGVPLSVQLSSDNVASMRTLAGSRYDLVERNYNIVLDHQKKQNLQLSLPGEIVGYSHEQKTVTAKFHDSSIKKVEWISNGTFTDNKGQLSDNKDHTATITFPKYSPDGNNNYPILAIGMLENNQKLPPVQMHVIVRPFVVKKAEEGTSYITPAGPLPASGKDKDAYTITPVITFDTPVGAPVKNATIDDVKWITEPPADGKSGLKLSWEKQETTKTDENGKLQAVTLTSTKPQQNVKVYLQMGDADKEKQLVGTVSFGEDTARFHVNSIQVEPKETLTADGIQAYTYTALVLDGNNQPVKRQKIDKVHWDHDKEDKTGLKWKSRGDTTDEEGKLTAELISSDPVKDVMVTLSIEGNTDKSAKADKSVSFDAANVNLGLSKVSPILVRDTYTLKVTAKDASDNPETNKKVTWPQSQSLPQGVILTPASSITDGNGEATATLTSTEEQTVDVTVSVEGVGEKKTSVEFKWPTITFQPASPKNGVVADGKKGYQFIAKVVGADGQTPYTDKVFQFKWHLQLSQDAVQGKTYLLHEVTDNQNKTWTAQLASTQTQPKPVEGAKVCLAIEGGPSTSMACSEPVSFVPLPANVEIKSIEVNFDPQKPLKGNWSDSYLYKALVFDKNTKEKLANYKFKPSEIHWSRDPDSGKVDDQSLALFDQDLETDPDGYLTVKLKSYVGIKGVKVKLMISTLYGNEPGAAETAVDFEVAPQLAGLYLFKKSDPTNVNKFFPEQERPYNAIGGDMRGELRTLDNKPLDNPEYTWEPKSTDTILPGENKGTFMINNFGKVTINAQVKTSYGNNLFYERWYVYKINMLRLFNRAGQRDSLYDLFDEKIRCENIASSKAYTPNLKNIKGSGKGEALSEEFPNAYSWGLFDGLDFPNTREKEYFARFRVDKGESPSNGYELYNAAYDKMMDSSITSAFLICVTGH; the protein is encoded by the coding sequence ATGATGAATGCCTTTGCGGATGGCAATGTTCTGATTGAAAAAACAGATAATCATCACGTAAGTAACAAAACGTCTGATATAGACTTTTCGGTTAATGATTCAAGTAAAAAATTCTTGAATTCGACGACCAATAAAAAGGATACCATACAAAAAAACGAGGATATCTCAGAACCCGATACACCTAATAGCATTGCAAGACATCTTCAGACCGCAGGCAACATGCTGTCCTCTTCTCCTTCGCAATTGGCCGAACAAGCTAAATCTTATGCCTTGGGAAAATTAAATAGTACCGTCAATAATGAGGCACAAAAATGGTTATCTCAGTTCGGTACGGCCAGAATTAATTTTGCGCTGGATAAAAAGGGAAAGCTAGAGAACAGTGCGTTTGATATATTATTCCCCCTTTATGACAATAAAGCGGACTGGTTGTTATTTTCTCAAGTCGGTTATCGGAATAAAGACAGCCGGAATACACTGAACTTCGGTTTGGGAGGCCGTTATTTTCAGAATAACTGGATGTATGGCCTGAATACCTTTTTTGACCATGATTTCACCGGCAAAAACAGACGATTGGGATTGGGCGGGGAAATCTGGGGGGATTACCTGAAACTCTCGGCCAACGCGTATTATCGCTTAAGTGACTGGCAGCATTCACGGGATCACAAAGACTATTACGAACGTCCCGCCAATGGTTATGACATTAACGGGGAATTCTTCCTGCCGGCTTATCCCAATCTGGGCGCCAAGCTGACCTATGAACAATATTTCGGTGATAACGTGACCCTGTTCAACCGGGATACTAAACAGAAAAACCCTAGTCTGGCAAAGTTAGGGCTGACGTATACCCCCATTCCGCTGGTGACGATAGGAGTGGATTATAAACAGGGGGGAAGCGGGCATACCGAAACCCAGTTTTTAGCGAATTTTAATTACAGACTAGGCGTCCCGCTCAGTGTGCAGTTATCCTCGGATAATGTCGCATCTATGCGTACGTTGGCAGGCAGCCGTTATGATTTGGTTGAGAGAAATTACAATATTGTTCTGGATCATCAGAAAAAACAAAACCTGCAATTGTCCCTGCCGGGAGAGATTGTGGGTTATAGCCATGAACAGAAGACAGTCACAGCTAAATTCCACGATTCATCTATTAAGAAGGTTGAGTGGATATCTAATGGCACGTTTACCGACAATAAAGGCCAACTGTCTGACAACAAAGATCATACTGCGACCATTACTTTTCCCAAATATTCACCTGATGGTAATAACAATTACCCAATCCTTGCGATTGGAATGCTGGAGAACAACCAGAAATTACCCCCCGTTCAGATGCATGTGATTGTCAGGCCGTTTGTGGTGAAAAAAGCGGAAGAAGGCACATCATACATCACCCCCGCAGGGCCATTACCCGCCAGTGGTAAAGATAAAGATGCCTATACCATTACGCCGGTGATTACTTTTGATACCCCGGTAGGCGCCCCGGTAAAAAATGCCACGATTGATGATGTCAAATGGATAACTGAGCCGCCTGCTGATGGTAAATCTGGGCTGAAGTTGAGTTGGGAAAAACAAGAGACAACTAAGACGGATGAGAATGGAAAGTTACAGGCCGTGACTTTAACCAGTACTAAACCCCAGCAGAATGTAAAAGTTTATTTGCAGATGGGCGATGCTGATAAAGAGAAGCAATTAGTGGGAACGGTGAGTTTTGGGGAAGATACCGCGCGTTTTCATGTAAACAGTATTCAGGTTGAACCCAAAGAAACGCTGACTGCTGACGGAATTCAAGCCTATACATATACGGCGCTGGTATTGGATGGCAACAATCAGCCAGTGAAAAGGCAGAAAATTGATAAGGTTCACTGGGATCATGATAAGGAAGATAAAACGGGATTGAAATGGAAGAGCAGGGGAGATACTACCGACGAAGAGGGGAAATTAACCGCGGAATTAATCAGCTCTGATCCGGTAAAAGATGTCATGGTCACGTTATCCATAGAAGGGAATACGGATAAATCTGCAAAAGCGGATAAATCGGTTTCTTTTGACGCAGCAAACGTCAATTTGGGACTTTCAAAAGTCAGCCCGATATTGGTGCGTGATACTTATACTTTGAAGGTAACGGCTAAGGATGCCAGTGATAATCCTGAGACAAATAAAAAGGTGACATGGCCGCAAAGTCAAAGTCTGCCGCAAGGGGTAATACTGACTCCAGCGAGTAGTATTACTGATGGTAATGGGGAGGCGACTGCGACATTAACCAGTACTGAGGAACAGACTGTGGATGTCACGGTTTCTGTAGAGGGTGTCGGAGAGAAGAAAACGAGCGTGGAGTTTAAATGGCCAACGATTACGTTCCAGCCTGCTTCGCCAAAAAATGGTGTTGTTGCTGATGGGAAGAAAGGCTATCAATTTATCGCAAAGGTCGTGGGCGCTGATGGACAAACACCTTATACGGATAAGGTGTTTCAATTTAAGTGGCATCTTCAGCTTTCACAGGATGCTGTTCAGGGAAAGACCTATTTATTGCATGAAGTCACAGATAATCAGAATAAAACATGGACAGCTCAACTAGCCAGTACCCAGACTCAGCCAAAACCCGTTGAAGGTGCAAAAGTTTGTTTGGCGATTGAGGGAGGGCCATCGACATCAATGGCTTGTTCAGAGCCAGTGAGTTTTGTTCCACTTCCCGCGAATGTTGAAATCAAATCTATTGAAGTTAATTTTGACCCTCAAAAACCATTAAAAGGTAATTGGAGTGATTCATATCTCTATAAGGCGTTGGTTTTTGATAAGAATACAAAGGAAAAACTGGCTAACTATAAATTTAAACCCAGTGAAATACATTGGAGCCGTGATCCAGACTCCGGCAAGGTTGATGATCAATCTCTTGCTTTATTTGACCAAGATCTTGAAACAGATCCCGATGGTTATTTAACGGTGAAACTGAAAAGCTATGTGGGGATTAAAGGCGTTAAGGTGAAATTGATGATATCTACTCTGTATGGTAATGAGCCTGGGGCAGCTGAAACAGCAGTCGATTTTGAAGTTGCACCACAGTTAGCTGGGCTTTATCTCTTTAAGAAAAGTGATCCAACAAATGTTAATAAGTTCTTTCCTGAACAGGAAAGACCTTACAATGCCATTGGTGGTGATATGAGAGGGGAGCTAAGAACGCTGGATAATAAGCCTCTTGATAACCCGGAATATACATGGGAGCCCAAAAGCACAGATACAATTCTACCCGGTGAAAATAAAGGTACATTTATGATCAACAATTTTGGAAAAGTGACAATCAATGCTCAAGTTAAAACATCCTATGGAAATAATTTATTTTATGAACGATGGTATGTATATAAAATTAATATGCTTAGACTTTTTAATAGGGCAGGTCAGAGAGATTCACTTTATGATCTTTTTGACGAGAAAATAAGGTGTGAAAATATTGCTTCCTCAAAAGCATATACACCCAATCTAAAAAATATCAAAGGGTCAGGAAAGGGTGAAGCGCTTTCTGAGGAGTTTCCTAATGCTTATTCTTGGGGATTATTTGATGGTTTAGACTTTCCTAATACGAGGGAAAAAGAATATTTTGCTAGATTCAGAGTTGATAAAGGTGAATCACCAAGTAATGGGTATGAGCTCTATAATGCTGCCTATGATAAAATGATGGACAGTAGCATTACTAGTGCCTTTTTAATTTGTGTGACTGGTCATTAA